The Algoriphagus sp. TR-M9 genome has a window encoding:
- a CDS encoding peroxiredoxin has translation MALRLGDVAPNFEAETSEGKINFHEYLGDGWGILFSHPADYTPVCTTELGTVAKLKDEFAKRNTKVMALSVDGLESHKGWIKDINETQSTEVNFPIIADEDRKVSELYDMIHPNSNENFTVRSVFVIGNDKKIKLIITYPASTGRNFDELLRVIDSLQLTANYSVATPANWKHGEDVVIAPAIKDEDIPAKFPKGHKVVKPYLRTTPQPDL, from the coding sequence ATGGCACTAAGACTTGGCGATGTAGCTCCAAATTTTGAAGCTGAAACATCTGAAGGAAAAATCAATTTTCATGAATACCTAGGCGATGGATGGGGTATTTTGTTTTCCCACCCGGCAGATTATACGCCTGTGTGTACCACAGAGCTAGGAACCGTAGCCAAATTGAAAGATGAATTTGCAAAGCGAAACACGAAGGTAATGGCACTGAGTGTAGATGGTCTTGAAAGCCACAAAGGCTGGATCAAAGACATCAATGAGACGCAAAGCACGGAGGTCAATTTCCCCATTATAGCGGATGAAGACAGAAAAGTCTCCGAGCTTTACGACATGATACACCCTAATTCCAACGAGAATTTCACGGTACGTTCTGTTTTTGTGATTGGCAATGATAAAAAAATCAAATTGATCATCACATACCCGGCGAGCACAGGTAGGAATTTTGATGAACTGCTGCGAGTAATTGATTCCTTGCAGCTCACCGCAAACTACTCCGTGGCTACTCCAGCGAACTGGAAACATGGTGAAGATGTGGTGATCGCTCCGGCCATCAAAGACGAGGACATCCCGGCTAAATTTCCCAAAGGTCACAAGGTGGTAAAACCTTATCTGCGAACTACCCCTCAGCCAGACCTGTAA
- a CDS encoding arsenosugar biosynthesis-associated peroxidase-like protein: MKTYYNPEDLKKFNKIGDFQKPLADKFFDYYGEVFAEGALTAREKSLIALAVAHAIQCPYCIDAYTTDTMEKGCDEEQMMEAVHVASAIRGGASLVHATQMMNKVKEISM, encoded by the coding sequence ATGAAAACCTACTACAATCCAGAAGATCTTAAAAAATTCAACAAAATAGGAGATTTCCAAAAGCCTTTAGCTGATAAGTTTTTTGACTATTACGGTGAAGTATTTGCAGAAGGAGCCCTTACAGCAAGAGAGAAATCACTCATTGCGCTAGCAGTAGCCCATGCTATCCAGTGTCCTTACTGCATAGACGCCTACACCACTGATACCATGGAAAAAGGCTGTGATGAAGAGCAAATGATGGAGGCAGTACATGTCGCTTCTGCCATAAGAGGAGGGGCTTCACTGGTGCATGCTACCCAGATGATGAACAAAGTCAAAGAAATTTCCATGTGA